One Arachis hypogaea cultivar Tifrunner chromosome 18, arahy.Tifrunner.gnm2.J5K5, whole genome shotgun sequence genomic window, CCTATCCCACATCTCATTCTCTGTTTGCTAACAGAGAAGGAGGAAGAGCGATGGCTTCGTTGTGTCTGGGtttgcgtgaagaagaagaaaaagggtggTGGTCATCGAAGATTGGGGCTCAACGGAGATAGTGGTGATGGAGATGGAGAGTCggagaaaaaaggagaaagaaggagAATGAGGAGTTTGGCCGGCGACGATGAAGGAGGAGGTTGACAGTGGTTGCTCAataatgatgatggtggtggagaGGACGGTGAagatgaaaagagaaaaagaaagagagacagagggttgtgatgatgatgatgatgataagtaTAAGGAAGGGGTATatttggaaagaaaaatattaattatcaaaaaattagtaataaaagtaaaattaatgcAAATTGAAAACTTGAGGGACAAAATTAACAAATCAaaacttagagatatttttaaaacttttagcaaatttcagggacaaaaaatatattttacccttttAATAAATTGGTATTGACATCTAACACTGTGACATGAAACATATACGTTAGATAGGTCACCGTTTATTAACTGAAAAACATGGAATAATTTGTTCAATTTTATAGATGGATGACGGGGCTGGTTGAGATTTTAGTAGGGCTAcacatggatcggataatatccgcggTAATTATCTGCAACCGATCCGAattttgcggatattatccgTTCCGCAGAGCCATCGGATCAGATCAAATCAGATCCGCACTATggtaggatcggattgcggatttggcagtgatatccgcaaatccgatccgcatatccgcacgTCATAGtttatgatatcttgtttttaattttttatgttctacttcaacttagaataattaaacttagatcttgtgttattattaatttttttttgttattcaagagaacttTTACTGATAGTATTTTAGCAGTAAATAggtttaaacaaataaaaaaggatTTTCTTGACTTTTTTTGTAAAAACAGCTAAGCAGTgccttaaaatagtttttttttaattatacggATATACCTGATATCCGATCCAATCTGATCCGATCAGCaaatatgcggatcggatccaacTTGAAAATCTGCGGATATCGTATCTAATCTGATCCGATGAGTACAATGGAAATTGGATAGAATTATAGGCTATATCCGATTTAATCCGATTCGTGTGCAACCCTAAATTTTAGGATGATTAAGATGCAcgtcgaaaaaaaaaaaaatagggacAAGATAAAATATTTaccaaattttttagtttttctataattttacaaaaatattaaataaaataaaattaaattaaaaaatataatgtcaaattgtaaattaaatatttataaattttattcttatttttcttctataCCTAATTACCTATGTCCATAGttatgaaaattgaaaagaagCCACTAgtataatcaaattaattgaaaattaacCATCATATTAATTCAGCTTAAATTTAAGTATAttattgaaaataagaaaaatcaatcaaaaataaataaatcaatcaaaCCAGAtctatttttaaaacaattaatcgatttaaatatattattttatcaattaaacATCGATTAAACCTTTAAATGATTAATATTTAATGTCTTGTAGGAACCCAAATTATGAAATATAGTAGTATTATAAGTAGTTAAATATGTGGAATTagaaaattaagttaaattagtTTAATGATTAATTCACTAATttgtttaaataatattaaaaatttaaatattattttatatatgtaacaaCTCATTAGTATAGAagtttaaataaaacttaaatctatatattagattaatttttagtatgttaaatTAGAGAATACCAGAAAAAAATGGAATTAGATACAAAGAACTTAACAAAAGCAACAAAAACATCTCCCACCCTGGCCACTACACTAAGCATACAGAACCTGGCAATGACACGCCTCCAATTCACGAAATCCCCCAGGTGCTTCCACAACCTCCCACTTCAACTCTATACAAACACTGTCGTTTCGTCCCTCTTCCTGTCGTTGTCGTTTCCCTCCTTCTCCACACAATGAAACCACGCTCCCAATCGCCACGTTCAACCCACACCCCGCCACGTACATCTTCCCATCCAATCCCTTCGCCTTCAACGGCCTTTTCACCTTCTCCCTCGGAAACCGCCCTCTCACCAGCCGCCACGTGTCGCTCCTCTCCTCGTAAACCTTCACATCCCCATCCCCGTACTCCGGGATCCTAAAAACCCTCCCCGCCACCGCAACCGCCACCCCGCTCCACCCTTCCCTCATCCCTATCCCCATTCCTTGCCACGTGTCACTTCGCGTATCGTACACCCAACCCCTCGGGATCACCGTAAACGGCCACCTCCACCCTTCCGTAACGAACACCTTCCCTTCGTTTTCCACTGCCTCAAAAGACGCAACCTCATTCTCAACCTCCACTCTCGCCCCGTTCCGCCACGTGTCACTCTCCGCATCGTAGATTTTCGCGCCCAGGCTCGCGCCTCCATGAACCGCCACGATTTTTCCGTTTTCCCCCTCCTCCGTAAAGAATGTCCCCGCCGCAGCTGACGCCAACGCCGACGCCGACGACCACTGGCTCATCGCGGTGCTAAAGATAAGAGTTCCAAAACGCATTGTTCCGGCTATGGTTAGTAGTTTACCATAGCACGTGATCGGCGACGGCGGCAGCGGAAGCGTGAACCATCTAGCAGCGGCGGTAGAAGAACGCGTACGGTGGTCGAGGAGGTGGCAATAGAACTTTCTGGTTAGTTTGTGGAACGAGAAGAGGAAGAGGTAAGGGCGAGAGAGTGTTTTCTTGCATTGTTGAAACGAAGGGTTAGTTATGGCTCTGTTCCATGAAGATGAAACAGCTCGTGCTAGTGATTGGTATGGGTACGGAAGATGAAGAAGACATAGCTCTGCAATTTCGTTAGGTAGTCCCGGAATCAGTGGCTCCTCTATGatattgttcttgttcttgttcttgcttttgatcttggTGTTCGTGGTTTCGAGTACTgccattgagagagagagagagagagaaagaaatggTTGTGGTGAGTGCTTTAAAGATGAAAAGGCGAAATATTCGGGAGGGGTGGGTCAGAGAATAAGAATAATTAGAAGCATTGGgattagtaataaataaaaagaagaaaagaaaaaggtttaCAGCGGGAATGAGGAAATTGAGAGAAGaaagttttcttttttataatacAAATGTGTGGTGGTGTGGGGGTAGATGGATGAGAAAGGGGAGTTACAGAAGAGAGTAATAAAGGACATAAACTAGACAGTGTGTGTACACAACAAGTTGGGGGGGATGGATATACAGAACACGGGGAATGGGGTGTGtgcgtttttgtttttgttttttgtttgtgcTGATCGCCAACACAAAAGTAGCAATCATTGTCTACCCAGATGGACTTTTTTGATCCACCGTTACTACTTTATTCTTTTTTATGTATCTACCTGGTTTTTTAAGAGATTTTTTACTTTCTATAAAATATTGTGTCCAACTCATTATGTTCATCAGTTTAAGGTCTTAAGGAGGGTTCAGATCATATTTAATGTGTTTtccattaaaaagaaaattaatattaaagtttttttcttatctttattcttACTTATTtgcttttttatattatttgtttaattttgatgtattaataGTATAAATAAAGTATTTTATATAATTGTGTAATAACATTCGattttttagatgattatttatatggtcaatataaaatataattatttttattaatgtgataTTGCATAATTAGATGTACGTACAGTgacagtacatcaaaattaaattcttatattatactttaaaaataaaaatatttattatgttattcttttttcttttacaaaaataTCAAGATTCGAGAATttcaatctaattaattatttaagatTCATTTTaaatcttctaaattttaattaatgaaaCAGGCAACAATTCTCCACCACACATATTAAAGTAATTTGTAGATATAATAATTGTGTTAGTAAAAAGGATTTATATTTCTTAAGtatcaaaataaaactcaaaatttagataatgtatttaattttgatacaaagtataaaatattttatataggcattaaattacataatatcatattaataaaagtaattatttgtcaataaattataattcaaatgacaatctctctatactcacctaagagattatgaatttaaatttttctatttttgataaaaaaaaatattttttatgtttactgtataaataattataaaaaataaatataattaaatgatggtataaaatattttatactttcaggtatatgatatattttgttttttgaattgGTTGATTGTGACACAAGTGGGTCTACTTTATTTTTGAAATGTGACTAGCTTATGGCCACATCTGCCGTTATCATTCACGCACATTTTGTCaataatttgttttttttctctTGGTTCAAATTGGAAGTGAcaattgataaatcacaagggccAAGGGGTAAGAATGTATAGTTCTCTCTACCCAATTTGCACCAAAAATGTGGCACTCCCACCTTGAATTTAATATGTAGCATATGGTCTGCGGCGTGGGTTTGTTCACCATCATCAATATAATAAAGACGAAAGTGAAGTTTTATATCACACCCGACAACCCTATTATGAACATGGTAACCTTGCTTTGTTTTTACTTCCTGCTAAGGCTTACTACTACCATATTTAGAAAGGGGAAATggatcattttcatttttttaacacttgagagAATACTGTGTGatctcttatctttaattttataaatgagataaaaaataaataaaaaataataataaaaaatgagattAAACATTTGatagcatttaattttttattaaaaaagatctACTCCTCTAAATAAGTATCATGAACTTTGTAGGTAATACTTATAattaaacaatatttataattagacACCACACTTGTGTATTGTCCTTAAATAGCTTTTCCTTATATATTGCGTtagaattttttcttaaaatatatatatatatatatatatatatatatatatatatatatatattatttttaaaaacaaaaaaaaaatattaaaataaaatttttatttttgtccttCATTACAAATCGCCTCTTAATTAGGCGAATTGGCCTTCTCGTCTCAATTTGCTTTTATACTCGCTGAACTGGCCACTTTGTTTATAGTTCgtctttatgttccagttcttcCACTTTCGTTCATTCGCCTTTTGTCTatcaaattttttacttttttttttctcttatttttcatcACGGCATAAAgcaaacagtttttttttttaatttctttttatatttttatgatatttaagtataaaaataaacttttagaTAATATTCAATTAGATAATAGTATATAGAAAGTGTATTTATGTTACGGATCGGCCCACGGATCCTACGTCCGGAATGGTCCCTAAACCCAGTTACCCGGATCCGACCCGTTTTGTCCTTCAGGCCTGGAACTGGCCCACTAGAGTTcttaaccaactttcgaattcaaacgtctcccttattttaaccaaataagataagataagatagctaccatcacctataaatagaggacccagatccctccaggtattcattcattcctcacaccttctacttcttagatccattctgacttgagcgtcggagtgtctttgcaggtaccacctcccattgctccagtcagatAATCTGGCATCCGCCTCGACCTGCAAGTTCcagatccatctctcaacccgtactgGAGGCATCCAGTACATTGACGCCGTCTGTGGGGAATTTGCAACGTCGTGGCGGCATGACGGATAACCCAGAAGAGCAATCCTCAAATTCACTCagttgatttcttgcttgtaaCTGAGAGCAAAAAGGAATAATGTTTCTTTAACTTGCATCACATTTGCAGTGATAACACACATTCGCCCTATTCCAgcggcgaaatcccaaaggaacaATGTTACTTGCAATTACCTTCTTAGTGATAACACTCTTTATGCACGTTCGCCCTTCTCCAACGGTGAAATTCTAAATCCTCTGACTTTTAGTGGCACACCTCCACCTCTTGGACCCTCTCATTCACCACTCCCTCATCCGTCTCTCCAAGCGCCATGGCCCCATCTTCTCCCTCTACTTCGGCTCTATGTCCACCGTGGTTGCTTCTTCttttgaactcttcaagctttCCCTCCAAACCCATGAGGTCACCTCCTTCATACACCAGGTTCCAAACCTGTGCCATCAAAAAATTTCTCAAGGTTCTTGCATAGATGCGGGGGACTGCCAAATCGTGGCGGCATGACGGAGAACCTTGAGGAGCAATTCTCCAGCCAACACCCCAACTCAAACCCACGAAGCCCAACTCCAGAACTCCAAGATAACACTCCTCCCACCCACAGGAGGATAACAAGTGCGGCACATCGCCATCCAACCCCAGCCTAGCAATAACCAAGAGAAGACAACCGTCCTCCCACTGAAGCCCAGCCACCCGACGGCCTGGGAGAGAAGGCGATCCAGATAATCCAAGAGCTGTGCCTCAGGGTGCAAAACCTCAAAGGTCGAGTTACACCCAAAGAATGGTACCACCCAGAGCACGCAAGCCAAGTGACCTCCAGGACCTGATCTCACCGCAATACCAGGAACACCAGGCCGCCTGAGCAACGACACAGCAAACGGCACGACCGCAGCGTTTTCCTAGACCCAAAACACCGACGCGGAGAAGACGACCAACGACACCATCGGGAGGCCAAACGAGCAGGAAACATGCACGTGATAATGGAAGCCATCCCGTTCATAGAAAAATCCTTGAGAGCCAAACTCCCGAAGGACTTCAACAAGCCCACTGACATGAAATACGACAGGACCAAAGATCTCCAAgaacacctaacggccttcgaggccaggatgaacctggaaggagCCGCCGACAAGGTGCGGTGTAAGGCCTTCTCGATAACCTTAGCCGGCGCcgcaatcaaatggttcaacACCCTTCCAAACGGCTCCATAGCCAGCTTTCATGACATCTCCAGAAAATTCATGGCCCAGTACACCACCAGGATCACCAAAGCAAAACACCCCATCATGTTGCTCGGAATCACCCAAACAGAAGATGAATCCATAAGAAAATACCTCGATAGGTTTAACGATGAGTGCCTAACGGCCGACAAACTCACGGACTCGGTCGTCAGTCTCTGTTTAACCAACGGCCTCATaaatgaagacttccagaaacacctcaccaccaaacCAGGTTGGACCACGCACGAAATTTAAAGCATCACAAGGGAATACATAAACGACGAAGAGGTAAGTCAAGTCGTGGCCGCCAACAAATGGCAGCACGGTAACACGACACCTCGTAGTAACCCACCACCAAGAGATACACCAAAAGAGCACCTCAAACCCGTGAACGCCAACCGACCACCCAGGGTTGGAAAGTTTTCGAACTACACCCTCTACCCGCGCCCATCACTGACATCTGCCACCAAATAGCAGAACGAGGCATCCTTATGAAAACGCGACAGCTAAAGTAATGGACAGGTGGCAACAAGCTGCAACTACCACTGATGATATGTGCATAAAATCCAAGATTGCTTCGACCTAAAAGATGCCATCGAATAAGACATTCGAATGGCAAACTCCTCGAGTTTGTTAAAATCATTCGAGAACCTCGGAGAACTGAAAGAGAAAGATCACAAGAACGTAAAGGACGCAACTCGAAGACGATACGATAGGCATCCCAAGAAAGTCCGGAAATCGACCCACCATAATCGTAAATGTCATCATTGGAAAGGATGCGCTGAAAAAGTCAAAATCAGCAATAAAAAAGGATCTCAAAGTCCTAGCCGTAAAAAATCAAGCACCAATCTCCTCGGTTCTAGCAGCAATCACATTTTTTCCCGATGACTGCCAACATGGCACTTCGGCAAAAGACGCCCCATTCGTCATCTCGGCAAAAGTTGGAACCAGACTTATGAAAAGAATACTGGTCGACACCAGAGCTGATTCCAACATCCTCTTTAGAGTAGCCTTCGACAAGCTGGGTCTCTGAAACGAAAATCTGCAAATCCACCACAACCGGGTTACCAGACTTGGAGATAAGTTTCTCAAACCGGATGATTCCATAGTGTTACCACTAACCATCGGAACTAGAAGCCAGAGGAAGACCATCCTCTCTGAGTTTGTggtctgataaacccatatttcatgagttcttttgtgcttaatttgagtgatttatacaatccttcacctgcttattcacattaattgcatggttttactctcccttccttattatgtcatattgtgaaaaacatgtttcctaagctttaaaattaattaatttaattacctttatttccattcgatgccgtgattagtgtgttgagtagtttcagattttctaaggcagaatgacttaaaggatggaaaaggaaacatactaaaatggaaggaggaagcaaaacggagctttaaggaaactggtatccacacgatcgcatggacgacgcgatcgcgtgccaagcgcgattcagcagcgacgcggccgcatgactgacgcgaccgcgtggcaaggaaaagctccaaatgacgcgaccgcgtgacccacgcggacgtgtgacaggggccacgtatcagaatttacagaatgcgcccccagcgaattctgaagcccttttcggcccagatccaagtacaaacagcttagaccagaggttataaagtgtgggaatgcacccattcaaagagagctcacatattttacctttcaatgatttagatttagttgagagggagatcttctctctctctcttttaggatttaggatttcttcttgttttaagagtaactctggatcccaggtttaatgttcttttattttagttttacttttatttatttattccaacatttgaattgattattataatttgatttatgaattattccatgtcacagattgttatttgaattaatgataattgaggtattttcagtttatgattgttcttttttatttaagttaccattgcttcccatctaaggatattctTATTActtcagcaattttactttttctccttttggttctggttaagaatttagtaactcaacagttattaaactcaatataattgataatcgttatcttgctaactaagctgaacttaaataatcccaaccttttcttaggaaataaataggattcaaaggccagattaattagtcccttgactttcctttgtcttagtaaaggttgaccaagtggagtttagattcaactttcattataattgagagagataactatgttggacctccaacttcttttaccttaccaaaagtctgctttac contains:
- the LOC112772389 gene encoding F-box protein AFR, whose translation is MAVLETTNTKIKSKNKNKNNIIEEPLIPGLPNEIAELCLLHLPYPYQSLARAVSSSWNRAITNPSFQQCKKTLSRPYLFLFSFHKLTRKFYCHLLDHRTRSSTAAARWFTLPLPPSPITCYGKLLTIAGTMRFGTLIFSTAMSQWSSASALASAAAGTFFTEEGENGKIVAVHGGASLGAKIYDAESDTWRNGARVEVENEVASFEAVENEGKVFVTEGWRWPFTVIPRGWVYDTRSDTWQGMGIGMREGWSGVAVAVAGRVFRIPEYGDGDVKVYEERSDTWRLVRGRFPREKVKRPLKAKGLDGKMYVAGCGLNVAIGSVVSLCGEGGKRQRQEEGRNDSVCIELKWEVVEAPGGFRELEACHCQVLYA